From the genome of Bacteroidota bacterium:
CTTTAAAGAACAATTTTTTTTGCAGTCAACACATCCCAAAGCACCTGACTCACATCCTGTTCGAATTTCCGGTACTTCGGTAGGATTAAATTTTTGGTGATACGAAAAAACAACGCAAACATCCGGTCTGCCCGGATCGTTCTTACGAACTTTGAGTGTATCAGTGACCGCAGTCCGCATTCTCTTTTGAATCTCATCCGGTGAATCAGAAAGCAAAATTGTATTTCCCAGCGACTTGCTCATCTTTTGATTTCCATCAAGTCCGGCAAGGCGCGCAAATTTTGTCAGTTTCGGTTCGGGTTCCGGGAAAACTTGTTTATCCGCTGTCTGTTTGGCGGATCCCCACTGAAGGTTAAATCTTCGGGCTATCTCTCGTGTGATTTCAATGTGCGGAACTTGATCTTCTCCCACAGGAACAACTTCTCCTTTGTAGAGAAGAATATCTGCCGATTGCAACACAGGGTATCCAAGATGTCCATACACCACTGAATCCATATTCAGATCGCGGATCTGGTCTTTTAATGTAGGATTTCGTTCCAATCGTGCAGTAGTGATGAGCATAGA
Proteins encoded in this window:
- the trpS gene encoding tryptophan--tRNA ligase yields the protein MNTKKKRILSGMRPTGKLHIGHLVGALENWVALQNEYDNYHLIADYHALTTNLDTNELYQNSIDMVIDWLAAGIDPEKSPIFRQSQIKEHAELHLIFSMLITTARLERNPTLKDQIRDLNMDSVVYGHLGYPVLQSADILLYKGEVVPVGEDQVPHIEITREIARRFNLQWGSAKQTADKQVFPEPEPKLTKFARLAGLDGNQKMSKSLGNTILLSDSPDEIQKRMRTAVTDTLKVRKNDPGRPDVCVVFSYHQKFNPTEVPEIRTGCESGALGCVDCKKNCSLKIAETLAPFREKRAYYENNPVEVKFVLHDGEARAKRIANETMQEVRQVMKIG